One Zeugodacus cucurbitae isolate PBARC_wt_2022May chromosome 3, idZeuCucr1.2, whole genome shotgun sequence genomic region harbors:
- the LOC105209686 gene encoding calcium and integrin-binding protein 1, which translates to MGQTKSQFTDEELQDYEDLTFFSKKEILLAHKKFKSLAPEKVGHNKNAKLSMSKILQYPELRVNPFGDRICKVFSSSEDGDMTFEDFLDMMNVFSDACPKKLKAEYAFRIWDFDGDDMLGVSDLKQVIERLCGPDNKLDDSDMKEIIHCIMAEADFDDDGALSFPEFEHVTDKSRDFLNSFRIRL; encoded by the exons ATGGGACAAACAAAGAGCCAATTCACTGATGAAGAGCTACAAGATTACgag gacttgacatttttttcgaaaaaagagATACTCCT TgcccataaaaaatttaaaagcctCGCTCCCGAGAAGGTTGGCCACAACAAGAATGCTAAATTGTCAATGagcaaaatattacaatatccCGAGTTGCGGGTGAACCCTTTCGGTGATCGAATATGTAAAGTGTTTAGCTCCAGTGAAGATGGTGACATGACGTTTGAAGACTTTTTAGACATGATGAACGTATTCAGTGATGCATGCCCCAAAAAGTTAAAAGCGGAGTATGCCTTTCGCATTTGGG ATTTCGACGGTGATGATATGCTAGGTGTCTCGGATCTAAAACAAGTTATTGAACGATTATGCGGCCCAGACAATAAATTAGACGATTCGGATATGAAAGAGATAATACATTGTATTATGGCAGAAGCTGATTTCGATGATGATGGAGCATTATCATTTCCGGAATTCGAGCATGTCACTGATAAGTCTAGAGACTTCCTTAA TTCTTTTCGCATAAGACTTTAA
- the LOC105209685 gene encoding putative oligosaccharyltransferase complex subunit CG9662 translates to MIETLYSLPFQILVPPNIKIRRPAWFRKPSPMVMFSIVLLSYFLVTGGIIYDVIVEPPSVGATVDEHGHSRPVAFMPYRVNGQYIMEGLASSFLFTIGGLGFIIMDQTHIPGKTNLNRFLLTAMGFIFILVSFFTTWLFMRMKLPSYLQP, encoded by the exons atgattGAGACGCTGTATAGCTTGCCCTTCCAAATCTTGGTGCCTCCAAATATCAAAATCCGCCGTCCAGCATGGTTTCGTAAACCCTCACCAATGGTTATGTTCTCCATTGTGCTACTGTCGTACTTTCTCGTCACCGGTG GAATTATATACGATGTAATTGTGGAACCACCGAGTGTAGGAGCTACGGTAGATGAACATGGACATTCTCGGCCCGTCGCTTTTATGCCTTACCGGGTAAATGGTCAATATATAATGGAGGGATTGGCTAGCAGTTTTCTATTCACCATCGGAGGTTTAGGTTTCATCATAATGGATCAGACACATATACCGGGAAAGACAAACTTAAATCGTTTTCTTTTAACCGCAATGGGATTTATATTCATACTGGTTTCATTTTTCACCACTTGGCTCTTCATGCGTATGAAATTACCCAGTTATTTGCAGCCATGA
- the LOC105209684 gene encoding serine/threonine-protein phosphatase 2A activator: MEEFRQSDIPFEALSGHEPSKHVKIPQDIAKWQRSEAYYDLLGFINAVSYAIQGKRINDSTIYISPTMKNVVGIFDKLNKLVDESPPVDQPTRFGNKGYRVWARKMHRDIFVFLKEALPQEKCDMFSELGAYLSESFGNSVRIDYGTGHELSFIFFMCALFKAEIFTEEDSIACALRLFNSYLIFVRRLQKEYHLEPAGSQGVWSLDDFQFVPFIWGSAQLAFNSPFDPARFLDEDIINEYKDEYLFIGCIDYINQVKTGHFAEHSNQLWSISAVPSWTKINSGLVKMYQKEILSKYPIMQHALFGKLLKFDPVTPGTALPVARLGFIHPSSIKSSTSSSETGSQVLETEKYDISNQNLVKSPKPAEQDQDSKAKPTQAAENAV, translated from the exons atggAAGAGTTTCGCCAATCGGATATTCCAT TTGAAGCTCTGAGCGGTCATGAGCCATCAAAGCACGTAAAGATACCTCAGGATATAGCCAAATGGCAACGATCAGAAGCCTACTATGACCTATTGGGTTTTATAAATGCAGTCAGTTATGCAATTCAAGGAAAACGCATTAATGATTCCACCATTTACATCTCACCTACAATGAAGAATGTGGTAGGCATCTTCGATAAACTGAATAAGCTTGTTGATGAATCACCTCCAGTCGATCAACCGACTCGTTTCGGAAACAAAGGCTACCGTGTTTGGGCTCGAAAAATGCACCGC GATATATTCGTATTCCTGAAAGAAGCTCTGCCGCAAGAGAAGTGCGATATGTTCAGTGAACTGGGAGCATATTTGAGCGAGTCGTTTGGCAACTCAGTTCGCATCGATTATGGAACGGGTCACGAGCTATCTTTTATATTCTTCATGTGTGCGCTGTTCAAGGCTGAAATATTCACGGAAGAAGACAGTATAGCTTGCGCGCTACGCTTATTTAACAGCTATTTGATATTTGTTAGAAGGCTGCAAAAGGAGTACCATTTAGAACCCGCCGGCAGTCAAGGAGTTTGGTCgcttgacgattttcaatttgTTCCGTTTATTTGGGGTAGCGCTCAGTTGGCTT TTAATAGTCCTTTCGATCCTGCGCGCTTTCTTGATGAAGATATAATAAACGAGTACAAAGACGAGTATTTGTTTATCGGATGCATAGATTACATCAATCAAGTGAAAACCGGACATTTTGCGGAGCACTCTAATCAGTTATGGAGTATTTCTGCAGTGCCCAGTTGGACGAAAATAAACAGTGGATTAGTGAAAATGTACCAAAAGGAG ATTCTATCCAAATATCCAATTATGCAGCACGCACTGTTTggcaaattgttaaaatttgatCCCGTTACACCCGGAACAGCCCTACCTGTTGCGCGTCTGGGTTTTATACATCCATCTTCTATAAAATCGTCTACTAGTTCGAGCGAAACTGGTTCACAAGTTTTGGAAACAGAGAAATATGATATTTCTAATCAAAACTTGGTTAAATCACCGAAACCTGCCGAGCAGGATCAAGACTCAAAAGCTAAACCTACTCAGGCAGCCGAAAATGCTGTATAA
- the LOC105209689 gene encoding uncharacterized protein LOC105209689 isoform X1 → MSKKCGVRSLSDSALAELANQIVSTIGYAKYAPDVVLDIDIVMVDINQYLEQTGATWNIYQDLLRVILSSDYLDANMRFTCLQMLLNGSVSFLVTEVFPFSYYEKILQVIAAQGTGLRVLNLKGVWVKEEHMHYLFEIVRKCKYLTKLFVPYIANDDLLEVIAKHCRQLKVLDISGETDITEIGIESLSHGVCNEILTVVDIGMPGEENICYSDIALILEHCPNVETLSTYSFVGASLKFVHDNIDENFTCKLRYLHDTGTDEATLRVIMKTCPHLESLYLDTPKAGSLSVLTSTYLRKLKVYKFSCAEVMEVLDKIGHNLSHLTMIKGVGHMEISEIVRACPLLVDLDCYMMDGLAYTKNTHRFECLEGLEMLSSPMSNTSLKLLICSCRQLKRLAVDSINFTDEDIVNIFVEHDFYALEDVWFTLAPNLTVQSIEILMDRCPELQSVGQLSGWSLTPDDLALIRGLLKSGNSCLRLQ, encoded by the exons atgtcgAAAAAGTGTGGCGTCCGATCGCTGAGCGATAGTGCTTTGGCTGAACTGGCCAACCAGATTGTCTCGACGATCGGCTACGCCAAGTACGCGCCCGACGTTGTGCTGGACATCGATATCGTAATGGTGGACATCAATCAGTATCTCGAGCAGACTGGCGCCACCTGGAACATATATCAGGACCTGCTGCGCGTCATACTCAGCTCCGACTACCTGGACGCCAACATGCGCTTCACCTGCCTACAAATGCTACTTAACGGCAGTGTGTCTTTTTTGGTCACCGAAGTCTTTCCCTTTTCATATTATGAGAAAATTCTGCAAGTGATCGCGGCACAGGGCACCGGCTTACGTGTGCTCAACTTGAAGGGCGTGTGGGTGAAGGAGGAGCACATGCATTACCTCTTCGAAATCGTGCGCAAGTGCAAGTATTTGACCAAGTTGTTTGTGCCCTACATTGCCAACGATGACCTGCTGGAGGTGATTGCCAAACACTGCAGACAACTGAAAGTGTTGGACATATCCGGCGAGACGGACATTACCGAAATCGGCATAGAGTCTCTCAGTCACGGTGTGTGCAACGAGATATTGACGGTCGTGGACATTGGTATGCCCGGTGAGGAGAATATCTGCTACTCAGACATTGCACTAATATTAGAGCATTGCCCCAATGTGGAGACGCTCTCCACCTACTCGTTTGTGGGCGCTTCGCTGAAGTTCGTGCATGATAATATTGACGAGAATTTCACCTGCAAGCTACGCTACTTACACGACACTGGTACGGACGAGGCGACACTTCGTGTGATTATGAAGACTTGTCCACACTTGGAATCCTTATATCTGGACACACCGAAAGCGGGTTCGCTCTCTGTGCTTACGAGCACCTATCTGCGTAAATTGAAAGTCTACAAGTTTTCATGTGCCGAAGTAATGGAAGTACTCGACAAGATCGGGCACAATCTCAGTCACCTGACCATGATAAAGGGTGTTGGGCACATGGAAATAAGCGAAATTGTGCGGGCCTGTCCGTTGCTGGTCGACTTGGACTGCTACATGATGGATGGACTCGCTTATACCAAGAACACCCATCGGTTTGAATGCTTGGAAGGCCTGGAAATGCTTAGCAGTCCCATGTCCAATACTTCACTGAAATTGCTCATTTGCAGTTGCAGGCAGCTGAAACGTTTGGCGGTGGACAGCATTAACTTTACGGACGAGGATATCGTCAA TATTTTCGTGGAGCACGATTTCTACGCACTGGAGGACGTCTGGTTCACGTTGGCGCCAAACTTGACCGTGCAATCCATTGAG ATACTCATGGACCGGTGTCCGGAACTGCAGTCGGTTGGTCAATTGAGCGGTTGGTCACTGACTCCAGATGACTTGGCGTTGATACGTGGACTATTGAAGAGCGGCAACTCTTGCCTT CGTTTGCAGTGA
- the LOC105209689 gene encoding uncharacterized protein LOC105209689 isoform X2, protein MSKKCGVRSLSDSALAELANQIVSTIGYAKYAPDVVLDIDIVMVDINQYLEQTGATWNIYQDLLRVILSSDYLDANMRFTCLQMLLNGSVSFLVTEVFPFSYYEKILQVIAAQGTGLRVLNLKGVWVKEEHMHYLFEIVRKCKYLTKLFVPYIANDDLLEVIAKHCRQLKVLDISGETDITEIGIESLSHGVCNEILTVVDIGMPGEENICYSDIALILEHCPNVETLSTYSFVGASLKFVHDNIDENFTCKLRYLHDTGTDEATLRVIMKTCPHLESLYLDTPKAGSLSVLTSTYLRKLKVYKFSCAEVMEVLDKIGHNLSHLTMIKGVGHMEISEIVRACPLLVDLDCYMMDGLAYTKNTHRFECLEGLEMLSSPMSNTSLKLLICSCRQLKRLAVDSINFTDEDIVNVCSEVVKSLENRQFRV, encoded by the exons atgtcgAAAAAGTGTGGCGTCCGATCGCTGAGCGATAGTGCTTTGGCTGAACTGGCCAACCAGATTGTCTCGACGATCGGCTACGCCAAGTACGCGCCCGACGTTGTGCTGGACATCGATATCGTAATGGTGGACATCAATCAGTATCTCGAGCAGACTGGCGCCACCTGGAACATATATCAGGACCTGCTGCGCGTCATACTCAGCTCCGACTACCTGGACGCCAACATGCGCTTCACCTGCCTACAAATGCTACTTAACGGCAGTGTGTCTTTTTTGGTCACCGAAGTCTTTCCCTTTTCATATTATGAGAAAATTCTGCAAGTGATCGCGGCACAGGGCACCGGCTTACGTGTGCTCAACTTGAAGGGCGTGTGGGTGAAGGAGGAGCACATGCATTACCTCTTCGAAATCGTGCGCAAGTGCAAGTATTTGACCAAGTTGTTTGTGCCCTACATTGCCAACGATGACCTGCTGGAGGTGATTGCCAAACACTGCAGACAACTGAAAGTGTTGGACATATCCGGCGAGACGGACATTACCGAAATCGGCATAGAGTCTCTCAGTCACGGTGTGTGCAACGAGATATTGACGGTCGTGGACATTGGTATGCCCGGTGAGGAGAATATCTGCTACTCAGACATTGCACTAATATTAGAGCATTGCCCCAATGTGGAGACGCTCTCCACCTACTCGTTTGTGGGCGCTTCGCTGAAGTTCGTGCATGATAATATTGACGAGAATTTCACCTGCAAGCTACGCTACTTACACGACACTGGTACGGACGAGGCGACACTTCGTGTGATTATGAAGACTTGTCCACACTTGGAATCCTTATATCTGGACACACCGAAAGCGGGTTCGCTCTCTGTGCTTACGAGCACCTATCTGCGTAAATTGAAAGTCTACAAGTTTTCATGTGCCGAAGTAATGGAAGTACTCGACAAGATCGGGCACAATCTCAGTCACCTGACCATGATAAAGGGTGTTGGGCACATGGAAATAAGCGAAATTGTGCGGGCCTGTCCGTTGCTGGTCGACTTGGACTGCTACATGATGGATGGACTCGCTTATACCAAGAACACCCATCGGTTTGAATGCTTGGAAGGCCTGGAAATGCTTAGCAGTCCCATGTCCAATACTTCACTGAAATTGCTCATTTGCAGTTGCAGGCAGCTGAAACGTTTGGCGGTGGACAGCATTAACTTTACGGACGAGGATATCGTCAA CGTTTGCAGTGAAGTCGTGAAGTCGCTGGAGAATCGACAATTTCGTGTTTAA